In a single window of the Azospirillum sp. B510 genome:
- a CDS encoding IS630-like element ISAzs14 family transposase (programmed frameshift), producing MPGLTIERSTAMSALPIRPDLSSEDLRRLARGESDGRVCRRLLAIAMALDGVSRAEAARQAGMDRQALRDWVVRYNAEGVDGLRDRARCGRPPLLADALEPELADLIAAGPEVERDGVVEYRVRHIRDLALRHFGADYSRTGMQDRLHRMKLSFLTPRPIHPKADAPAQEAFKKNFAERLAAIGEDHPEASAVEVWFQDEARIGQKGTLTRRWAPRGSRPRAVRDHRFKSAYLFGAVCPERDTGAAIVMTRANTEAMNLMLEEISRTVTPGAHAAVVIDGAGWHTSGDLAVPANITLVPLPPYSPELNAIERLWQVMRDTLLSHRLFTDLNAILDVCCRVWNRILAEPGRIRSTCGYPWALQVKI from the exons GTGCCAGGTCTCACCATTGAGCGAAGCACAGCCATGTCCGCCCTGCCGATCCGCCCCGACCTGAGCTCGGAAGACCTGCGCCGCCTCGCCCGCGGCGAGAGCGATGGGCGGGTGTGCCGGCGCCTGCTGGCGATCGCCATGGCGCTGGACGGCGTCAGCCGGGCGGAAGCGGCGCGGCAAGCCGGCATGGACCGGCAAGCGCTGCGCGACTGGGTCGTGCGCTACAACGCCGAAGGGGTGGACGGCTTGCGGGATCGGGCGCGCTGCGGCCGGCCGCCGCTGCTCGCCGACGCCCTGGAGCCGGAATTGGCTGACCTGATCGCCGCCGGCCCCGAGGTCGAACGGGACGGCGTAGTCGAGTACCGGGTTCGCCACATCCGCGACTTGGCCCTGCGGCATTTCGGGGCGGACTACAGCCGCACCGGCATGCAGGACCGCTTGCACCGCATGAAGCTGTCCTTCCTGACGCCGCGCCCGATCCATCCCAAGGCCGACGCACCGGCCCAGGAGGCGTTTA AAAAAAACTTCGCCGAACGCCTCGCCGCCATCGGAGAGGACCACCCCGAGGCGAGCGCCGTGGAGGTCTGGTTCCAGGACGAGGCCCGCATCGGCCAGAAAGGCACCCTGACCCGGCGCTGGGCGCCGCGCGGCAGCCGGCCGCGCGCCGTGCGCGATCATCGTTTCAAGTCGGCCTATCTCTTCGGCGCGGTCTGTCCTGAGCGCGACACCGGAGCCGCCATCGTCATGACGCGCGCCAACACCGAGGCGATGAACCTCATGCTGGAGGAGATCAGCCGCACCGTCACCCCCGGCGCCCATGCCGCCGTGGTGATCGACGGGGCGGGATGGCACACCAGCGGCGATCTCGCCGTGCCGGCCAACATCACCCTCGTGCCGCTCCCGCCCTACAGCCCGGAACTCAACGCCATCGAAAGGCTCTGGCAGGTCATGCGCGACACCCTGCTGTCCCACCGGCTCTTCACCGACCTCAACGCCATCCTCGACGTCTGCTGTCGCGTCTGGAACCGCATCCTCGCCGAACCCGGCCGCATCCGCTCCACATGCGGTTACCCGTGGGCCTTACAGGTCAAAATTTAA
- a CDS encoding ExeA family protein — protein MLTEVMEHFRLERDLLMAGYYETDHHRQLIKDVKASILAGRLVAVAGVVGSGKTVLLRRIQDELTREGRVTVSKSLSVDKDRTTIPTLITALFHDLSPDKDPKIPTLGEKRERELQQLVRRGRKPVALFVDEAHDLHGKTLIGLKRLMEVVADGGGMLSVVLVGHPKLRNDLRRPTMEEIGYRSVVFEFDGMAGNQLAYIRWLLGRCAGEGVDIGDLIETVAVELLAGRLKTPLQIEQHLTLAFEEAFRVGERPVTVQVVESVLARHLDDLEPRLTRHGYTVRSLADQFSVKPAEIRQFLRGELGGARAQELTQQMQAAGLPL, from the coding sequence ATGCTGACGGAGGTCATGGAGCATTTCAGGCTGGAGCGGGACCTGCTGATGGCCGGGTATTACGAAACCGATCATCACCGCCAGCTCATCAAGGATGTGAAGGCGTCCATCCTGGCCGGCCGACTGGTGGCAGTCGCCGGCGTTGTCGGCAGCGGCAAGACGGTGCTGCTCCGCCGCATCCAAGACGAGCTGACCCGCGAGGGGCGCGTCACCGTGTCGAAGAGCTTGTCGGTGGACAAGGACCGCACCACCATCCCGACCCTCATCACCGCGCTGTTCCACGACCTCTCCCCGGACAAGGATCCGAAGATCCCAACCCTGGGCGAGAAGCGGGAGCGCGAGTTGCAACAGCTTGTGCGTCGCGGCCGCAAGCCCGTGGCCTTGTTCGTAGACGAGGCGCACGACCTGCATGGCAAGACGCTGATCGGTCTGAAGCGGCTGATGGAGGTGGTGGCCGATGGCGGCGGCATGCTCTCTGTGGTGCTGGTGGGCCATCCCAAGCTCCGGAATGACCTTCGCCGCCCGACCATGGAGGAGATCGGCTATCGGTCGGTGGTGTTCGAGTTCGACGGCATGGCGGGGAACCAACTTGCTTACATTCGCTGGCTCCTTGGCCGCTGCGCAGGCGAGGGCGTTGACATCGGCGATCTGATCGAAACGGTTGCCGTGGAATTGCTGGCCGGTCGTCTGAAGACCCCACTCCAGATCGAGCAGCACCTGACCCTCGCGTTCGAGGAGGCGTTCCGGGTCGGTGAACGGCCGGTCACCGTGCAGGTGGTGGAGAGCGTGTTGGCCCGCCACCTCGACGACCTTGAGCCACGGCTGACCCGTCACGGCTACACCGTGCGTTCCCTGGCCGACCAATTCAGCGTCAAGCCGGCGGAGATCCGACAGTTCCTGCGCGGCGAACTTGGCGGGGCGAGGGCGCAGGAGTTGACCCAGCAGATGCAGGCGGCGGGGCTGCCGCTCTGA
- a CDS encoding DDE-type integrase/transposase/recombinase: protein MPAEALVHLRRRLDTLPPRHPDRAEILRSARELCGVSRATLYRALQQHLRPKAVRRADRGKPRKISTAEMERYCEIVAALKLRTTNKKGRHLSTVQAIRLMEEHGVEAPEGLVQPVSGTLHKSTVNRYLSAWGLDYARVTRAPAAVRFQARRSNELWQFDMSPSDLKHVKQPLWIEPGRGAPTLMLFSVVDDRSGVVYQEYRCVYGEDAEAALRFLYNAMAAKPEEDMPFQGIPEAIYMDNGPVTRSRVFQNVMACLGIKVMTHLPAGSDGRRTTARSKGKVERPFRTVKDVHETLYHFHEPQDEAEANLWLRRYLVRYNAQDHRSEPHSRIEDWVRNLPEKGFRDMCAWDRFCTFAREPERRKVGIDTRIAVEGVAYEVDPDLAGEDVVLWWGLFDQELYVEHGDRRYGPYGPVGGPIPLHKYRKHQKSKSEERADRVAELAERIGLPRAALDGGTSPLPPPATAPAAKEAFNDPDPYRTLTFPDIIAAKRAIAGEIGLALAKLSAEDRAWIDALVRETLAKDEVLTKVRAYFRQRTGGGGRC from the coding sequence ATCCCTGCCGAAGCGCTGGTGCATTTGCGCCGCCGGCTGGACACCCTGCCGCCCCGTCATCCGGACCGTGCCGAGATCCTCCGGTCGGCCAGGGAACTCTGCGGCGTGTCCCGAGCCACCCTCTACCGCGCCCTTCAGCAACATCTTCGTCCCAAGGCCGTTCGCCGGGCCGATCGGGGAAAGCCGCGGAAGATTTCCACTGCGGAGATGGAACGCTATTGCGAGATCGTCGCCGCCCTGAAGCTGCGGACCACCAACAAGAAGGGCCGCCACCTTTCGACGGTGCAGGCGATCCGGCTGATGGAGGAGCATGGGGTCGAGGCACCGGAGGGGTTGGTGCAGCCGGTGTCGGGCACGCTGCACAAGAGCACGGTGAACCGGTATCTGAGCGCGTGGGGGTTGGACTACGCCAGGGTGACCCGCGCGCCGGCGGCCGTGCGATTCCAGGCGCGGCGGTCGAACGAGCTGTGGCAGTTCGACATGAGCCCGTCGGACCTGAAGCACGTCAAGCAGCCGCTTTGGATCGAACCGGGACGCGGGGCGCCGACACTGATGCTGTTCAGCGTGGTCGACGATCGCAGCGGCGTCGTCTACCAGGAGTACCGCTGCGTCTACGGGGAGGACGCGGAAGCGGCCCTGCGCTTCCTCTACAACGCCATGGCCGCCAAGCCCGAGGAAGACATGCCGTTTCAGGGCATCCCCGAGGCGATCTACATGGACAACGGCCCGGTCACCCGGTCGCGCGTGTTCCAGAACGTCATGGCCTGCCTGGGCATCAAGGTCATGACCCATTTGCCGGCGGGAAGCGATGGCCGGCGCACCACGGCCCGGTCCAAGGGCAAGGTCGAACGGCCCTTCCGCACTGTCAAGGACGTGCACGAAACGCTCTACCATTTCCACGAACCGCAGGATGAAGCGGAGGCCAACCTGTGGCTCCGCCGCTATCTGGTTCGCTACAACGCCCAGGATCACCGGTCCGAGCCGCACAGCCGCATCGAGGACTGGGTCCGGAACCTGCCGGAGAAGGGGTTCCGTGACATGTGCGCCTGGGATCGATTTTGCACCTTCGCCCGCGAGCCCGAGCGGCGCAAGGTCGGCATCGATACCCGCATCGCCGTGGAGGGCGTGGCCTACGAGGTCGATCCGGACCTGGCGGGCGAGGACGTGGTGCTCTGGTGGGGGCTGTTCGACCAGGAACTCTACGTCGAGCATGGCGACCGGCGGTATGGCCCCTACGGTCCGGTCGGCGGCCCCATCCCGCTGCACAAGTACCGCAAGCACCAGAAGTCCAAGTCCGAGGAACGGGCCGATCGGGTGGCCGAACTGGCGGAGCGCATCGGCCTGCCGCGCGCGGCCCTGGACGGCGGCACCTCGCCCCTGCCGCCCCCCGCCACGGCACCGGCCGCCAAGGAGGCGTTCAACGACCCGGACCCCTACCGCACTCTGACCTTTCCCGACATCATCGCGGCCAAGCGCGCCATCGCCGGTGAGATCGGTTTGGCGTTGGCGAAACTGTCGGCCGAGGACCGGGCCTGGATCGACGCGCTGGTGCGGGAGACCTTGGCCAAGGATGAGGTGCTGACGAAGGTGCGGGCGTACTTCAGGCAGCGGACGGGAGGGGGCGGGCGATGCTGA
- a CDS encoding recombinase family protein codes for MLIGYARVSTDDQNLHLQRDALRVTGCEKIFEDRRGGAKTDRPGLAAALGTARRGDTLVVWRLDRLGRSLKDLIQLAEQLDAAGIGLRSLHDAIDTGSSGGRLVFHMFGALAEFERNLVRERTQAGLSAARARGRMGGRRKVLEPDKRRLAVQLYQERKHTVMEICRLMGISKPTLYAYVEEMAGG; via the coding sequence ATGTTGATCGGCTATGCACGGGTATCGACCGACGACCAGAACCTCCACCTCCAGCGCGACGCGCTCAGGGTTACTGGATGCGAGAAGATCTTCGAGGATCGCCGCGGCGGCGCCAAGACGGACCGCCCCGGTCTTGCCGCCGCGCTCGGCACGGCTCGCCGGGGCGACACACTTGTTGTCTGGCGGCTCGACCGGCTGGGACGATCCCTGAAGGATCTCATTCAGCTCGCCGAACAACTTGATGCCGCCGGCATCGGCTTGCGCAGCCTGCATGACGCCATCGACACCGGGTCGAGTGGCGGGCGGCTGGTTTTCCACATGTTCGGAGCCCTTGCGGAGTTCGAGCGCAACCTGGTGCGGGAGCGCACCCAGGCCGGTCTCAGCGCGGCCCGGGCTCGCGGCCGGATGGGCGGCCGGCGCAAGGTTCTGGAACCCGACAAACGCCGGCTGGCCGTCCAGCTCTACCAGGAACGCAAGCATACGGTGATGGAGATTTGCCGGCTCATGGGCATTTCCAAGCCGACGCTCTACGCCTACGTCGAGGAGATGGCCGGTGGCTGA
- a CDS encoding transcriptional regulator, translating into MLTFKVTTVGASAGFILTKEAMARLKVQKGDTLYLTEAPDGGYRLTPYDPDFERQMALAEEIMHEDRDILRALAK; encoded by the coding sequence ATGCTCACCTTCAAGGTCACCACCGTCGGAGCCTCGGCCGGTTTCATCCTGACCAAGGAAGCCATGGCCCGCCTGAAAGTTCAAAAGGGCGACACGCTCTACCTCACCGAGGCACCGGACGGTGGCTATCGCCTGACCCCCTACGATCCCGACTTCGAGCGCCAGATGGCCCTGGCGGAAGAGATCATGCATGAAGACCGCGATATTCTGCGGGCGTTGGCGAAATGA
- a CDS encoding IS630-like element ISAzs37 family transposase (programmed frameshift), which translates to MAGPYSQDLRDRVAAAVSSGCSARAAAARFSISVSTAIRWAKRLGAEGHAQARPMGGDHRSRLSDHREAVLTLVAHQPDLTLEEIRAELNARHGVSVSLGTVWRFLKAQNLTLKKTLHAAEQQRDDVVEARRAFIRRQPALDPERLVFLDETWASTNMTRRHGRCARGLRLLAPVPHGHWKTTTLIAGLRTTGIVAPYVLDGPINATVFRAYVEQVLAPTLQSGDILILDNLSSHKVAGVREAVEARGARVLYLPPYSPDLNPIEQAFAKLKALLRKAAERSRDGLWNAIGRIIDIYKPNECRNLFKNAGYPT; encoded by the exons ATGGCAGGCCCCTATTCTCAGGATCTTCGGGACCGCGTTGCCGCGGCGGTGTCGAGCGGCTGCTCGGCGCGCGCTGCGGCGGCGCGGTTCAGCATCAGCGTCAGCACGGCGATCCGCTGGGCCAAACGCTTGGGCGCGGAAGGGCATGCCCAGGCGCGGCCAATGGGTGGCGACCACCGCTCGCGCCTGAGCGATCACCGTGAGGCGGTGCTGACGTTGGTCGCCCACCAGCCCGACCTGACGCTGGAGGAGATCCGCGCCGAACTGAACGCCCGCCATGGCGTGAGCGTCAGCCTCGGCACGGTGTGGCGCTTCCTCAAGGCCCAGAACCTCACC TTAAAAAAAACTCTGCACGCCGCCGAGCAGCAGCGTGATGACGTCGTCGAGGCCCGGCGCGCCTTCATCCGCCGTCAGCCGGCCCTTGATCCCGAGCGCCTGGTGTTCCTTGATGAGACCTGGGCCAGCACCAACATGACCAGGCGCCACGGGCGGTGTGCGCGCGGCTTGCGCCTCCTGGCTCCCGTCCCACACGGGCATTGGAAGACGACCACGCTGATCGCCGGCCTGCGCACCACCGGCATCGTCGCCCCCTATGTGCTCGACGGGCCGATCAATGCCACCGTCTTCCGCGCCTACGTCGAGCAGGTTCTGGCCCCGACCCTGCAAAGTGGCGACATCCTCATCCTCGACAACCTGTCCAGCCATAAGGTCGCCGGCGTCCGAGAAGCCGTCGAGGCGCGCGGCGCGCGGGTCCTCTACCTGCCGCCCTACAGCCCCGACCTCAACCCCATCGAGCAAGCCTTCGCCAAGCTCAAGGCGCTCCTGCGAAAAGCGGCCGAGCGCTCCCGTGACGGACTCTGGAACGCCATCGGACGCATCATCGACATCTACAAGCCAAACGAGTGCAGAAACCTCTTCAAAAATGCGGGATATCCAACCTGA
- the istA gene encoding IS21-like element ISAzs2 family transposase, whose product MPRARSDMRRIREVLRLRDEFGASQRQIADACRLPRSTVRDYLERLRASGLQYADVLGWTDVELEERLFPPPVTSARPVPDWRHISRELGRRGVTLRLLWEEYLEVHPGGYRYTQFVQHFRAWQGAHAEPRLRREHRPGAAIEVDYAGMTLTVGLGAEARQAQVFVACLPYSGYVYAEATWTQQAEEWLASHARLFEHLGGVPGKLVPDNLKVGVSHASFYDPAINPAYHDLARHYRTAVLPARVRRPRDKPSAENGVQQVERRVLAPLRDTPFATLDAANAALRDKLATLNAAPLSRRPQDTRAGLFAAEEQPTLRPLPPDRFVPGTWARHKVPPDYHLALDGGVYSVPHTLIGKTVDVHSTAGVISVFLRGKRMACHVRRQDGATVTLDAHRPANHRAVARFTPDAIQTELAAIGPAAALLFERILAGADHPEQAVWAGIGLIRLAATHGTSRLEQACQAALEANVGSYRYVQRWLTAPPATTADAAGAGEHTNLRGPSYYH is encoded by the coding sequence ATGCCCCGAGCGAGGTCGGACATGCGGCGGATCAGAGAAGTCCTTCGTCTGCGGGATGAGTTTGGCGCCAGCCAACGGCAGATTGCCGATGCCTGCCGGCTGCCGCGCAGCACCGTGCGCGATTACCTGGAGCGGCTACGGGCCTCCGGGCTGCAGTACGCGGATGTGCTGGGCTGGACGGACGTCGAGCTGGAGGAGCGGCTGTTCCCGCCTCCGGTCACGTCGGCGCGCCCGGTGCCCGACTGGCGGCACATCAGCCGGGAACTCGGCCGCCGTGGCGTAACGCTGCGGCTGCTGTGGGAGGAATACCTGGAGGTCCATCCCGGCGGCTATCGCTACACCCAATTCGTCCAGCATTTCCGGGCATGGCAGGGTGCTCATGCCGAGCCGCGTCTGCGCCGGGAACATCGGCCGGGGGCGGCGATCGAGGTTGATTACGCTGGGATGACGCTGACCGTCGGGCTCGGCGCTGAGGCGCGGCAGGCCCAGGTGTTTGTCGCCTGCCTGCCGTATTCGGGCTACGTCTATGCCGAGGCGACCTGGACCCAGCAGGCGGAGGAGTGGCTGGCCTCCCACGCCCGGCTGTTCGAACATCTGGGCGGCGTGCCGGGCAAGCTGGTGCCGGATAACCTCAAGGTCGGCGTCAGCCACGCCTCCTTCTACGATCCGGCGATCAACCCGGCTTATCACGATCTCGCCCGGCACTACCGCACCGCCGTCCTGCCGGCCCGGGTGCGGCGCCCGCGCGACAAGCCCAGCGCCGAGAACGGCGTGCAGCAGGTCGAGCGGCGGGTGCTGGCCCCGCTGCGCGATACGCCCTTCGCCACGCTGGACGCCGCCAACGCGGCCTTGCGCGACAAGCTGGCCACCCTCAATGCCGCTCCCTTGAGCCGCCGGCCGCAGGACACGCGCGCCGGCCTGTTCGCCGCCGAGGAGCAGCCGACCCTGCGCCCCTTGCCGCCGGACCGCTTCGTGCCGGGCACCTGGGCGCGCCACAAGGTCCCGCCCGACTATCATCTCGCTCTCGACGGCGGCGTCTACTCGGTGCCCCACACGCTGATCGGCAAGACGGTCGACGTGCACAGCACCGCCGGCGTGATCAGCGTCTTCCTGCGCGGCAAGCGGATGGCCTGCCATGTCCGCCGGCAGGACGGCGCCACCGTGACGCTGGACGCCCATCGCCCCGCCAACCACCGGGCCGTCGCCCGCTTCACCCCCGATGCCATCCAGACCGAACTGGCCGCCATCGGCCCGGCCGCCGCGCTGCTGTTCGAACGCATCCTGGCCGGCGCCGATCACCCCGAACAGGCGGTGTGGGCCGGGATCGGCCTGATCCGCTTGGCGGCCACCCACGGCACCAGCCGGCTGGAGCAAGCCTGCCAGGCGGCGCTGGAGGCCAACGTCGGATCCTACCGCTACGTCCAGCGCTGGTTGACCGCTCCCCCGGCCACAACGGCGGACGCGGCCGGTGCCGGCGAGCACACCAATCTGCGCGGCCCTTCCTACTATCACTGA
- the istB gene encoding IS21-like element ISAzs2 family helper ATPase IstB, with protein sequence MMKHVNHERLRQLRLYGMAKGLEALERLPDRGQLAFDEQLGTLIEREAAERANTALASRLKRARLRQTACLEDLDLRTPRGLDRGVVRELATGRWVKENRPVLITGPTGIGKTWLACALGNQAAREGHSVLYTRLTRLLDDLATARLDGSLARLLRRIARLDLLILDDWAMTELTAPQRLDLMEVIDDRHDRAATMLATQVPVANWHRLIGDATYADAILDRLVHRAYRIDLHGDSMRRTKADAASETPDT encoded by the coding sequence ATGATGAAGCACGTCAACCACGAGCGGCTGCGCCAGTTGCGGCTGTACGGCATGGCCAAGGGGTTGGAGGCGCTGGAACGCCTGCCCGATCGCGGCCAACTGGCCTTCGACGAGCAGTTGGGCACGCTGATCGAGCGGGAAGCGGCAGAGCGCGCCAACACCGCACTCGCCAGCCGACTGAAACGTGCCCGGCTGCGCCAGACGGCCTGCCTGGAGGACCTCGACCTGCGCACCCCGCGTGGGCTCGATCGCGGTGTTGTGCGCGAGCTGGCCACCGGGCGCTGGGTGAAGGAGAACCGGCCGGTTCTGATCACCGGCCCGACCGGGATCGGCAAGACCTGGCTGGCCTGTGCACTCGGCAACCAGGCGGCGCGGGAAGGCCACAGCGTACTCTACACCCGGCTGACCCGCCTGCTGGACGATCTGGCCACCGCCCGCCTGGACGGTTCGCTCGCCCGGCTGCTGCGACGGATCGCCCGGCTCGACCTGCTGATCCTGGATGACTGGGCGATGACCGAGCTGACCGCGCCTCAGCGCCTGGACCTGATGGAGGTGATCGATGACCGCCACGACCGGGCCGCAACCATGCTGGCCACCCAAGTTCCCGTGGCCAACTGGCATCGGCTCATCGGCGATGCCACCTACGCCGACGCCATCCTCGACCGCCTCGTGCATCGGGCCTACCGCATCGACCTGCATGGCGACTCCATGCGCCGCACCAAGGCCGATGCCGCCAGCGAAACCCCCGACACCTAA
- a CDS encoding tetratricopeptide repeat protein, which produces MKSENFSSDITIEFERAVSKQKNGEPEESLKIYHKIESIMPNNFQVANNMRIAVLESINKGILLHNNGYFSEAEGVFEKILEVDGHNHNATMILGIIKRYKGEFKESLNLIAKSVALDPGSEASRINLQESIIIISNAAAELYRKDDFVNAASLLEAILSIRPKRYISADDAARLFKQCQATAAQLYNRKFHNESARLIRSILSNYQSAESLHIAGLIAADQNKHVIAVKIFESAIDQSQNNSNYYISMAKSLYALKQYEAAENAFSMSLERDSSYIIQKKTVINQINHYVHNGKYNRNKSLLFCTSYVDSDDSWNKRYKLWMEYYKNSVLARHNICMIDDGGGHRPDCGDIIFHRFDNRLGRKSETNFPGWWRSFLFSVEIARREGCNKIIHIESDAFLISNRIMLYIDSIQNGWVSFWCRRWQMPESAIQVICEDNFDKISEISEKDLRSDFFLKSAESLLPFTETIKFFKGDRYGEYIDHIPDDADYVCQLSGNMRHAINMMVRLIPPTRVKA; this is translated from the coding sequence ATGAAAAGCGAAAATTTCTCAAGTGATATCACAATTGAATTTGAAAGAGCGGTTTCAAAGCAAAAAAATGGAGAGCCTGAAGAGTCTCTAAAAATATATCACAAAATAGAATCAATAATGCCGAATAATTTTCAGGTGGCGAACAACATGAGAATAGCAGTCCTAGAATCAATCAATAAGGGAATATTGTTACACAATAATGGATATTTTAGTGAGGCGGAGGGTGTTTTTGAGAAAATTTTAGAGGTTGATGGACATAACCATAATGCGACCATGATTCTTGGGATCATCAAAAGATACAAAGGAGAATTCAAGGAAAGCTTAAATCTTATTGCAAAATCTGTTGCTCTCGATCCAGGATCCGAGGCGTCCAGAATAAATTTACAGGAATCCATAATTATTATATCAAATGCTGCCGCTGAGCTATATCGGAAGGATGATTTCGTCAATGCTGCTTCTTTGCTGGAAGCGATCTTATCAATACGGCCCAAAAGATATATCTCTGCAGATGATGCGGCAAGGCTCTTTAAACAGTGCCAGGCTACTGCTGCACAGCTTTACAATAGGAAATTTCATAATGAATCCGCAAGATTGATCAGAAGCATTTTGAGCAACTACCAAAGTGCAGAATCGCTTCATATTGCGGGTTTGATTGCGGCTGATCAGAACAAACATGTTATAGCTGTGAAAATTTTTGAATCTGCCATTGATCAATCACAAAACAATTCGAATTACTATATCAGTATGGCAAAATCGCTTTATGCATTAAAGCAATATGAGGCCGCAGAAAATGCTTTTTCCATGAGTCTTGAGAGAGACAGTTCCTATATTATTCAGAAAAAAACTGTTATTAATCAGATAAATCATTATGTCCATAATGGAAAATATAATAGAAATAAAAGTCTTTTGTTTTGCACGTCTTATGTCGATAGTGATGATTCCTGGAACAAAAGGTACAAACTTTGGATGGAATATTATAAGAACTCTGTTTTGGCGCGTCATAATATATGTATGATTGATGATGGAGGAGGCCATCGTCCTGATTGTGGAGATATTATATTTCATAGGTTCGATAATCGCCTTGGCAGGAAATCTGAAACGAATTTTCCTGGATGGTGGAGAAGTTTTCTTTTTTCGGTTGAAATCGCAAGGCGTGAAGGCTGCAACAAAATCATTCATATTGAGTCCGATGCCTTTCTTATTTCGAACAGGATCATGCTTTATATAGATTCTATCCAGAATGGTTGGGTTTCTTTCTGGTGCAGACGCTGGCAAATGCCAGAGTCTGCTATACAGGTAATTTGTGAAGACAATTTTGACAAAATATCAGAAATATCTGAAAAAGACCTGCGCAGTGATTTTTTTCTCAAAAGTGCAGAAAGCCTTCTTCCTTTTACGGAAACAATAAAATTCTTCAAGGGTGATCGATATGGTGAGTATATAGACCATATACCGGATGACGCCGATTATGTTTGTCAACTGAGCGGGAATATGAGACATGCCATCAACATGATGGTCAGGCTTATTCCGCCGACCCGGGTCAAGGCTTAG